In the genome of Photobacterium sp. TY1-4, one region contains:
- the aceE gene encoding pyruvate dehydrogenase (acetyl-transferring), homodimeric type: MSEVMKNDVDALETQEWLAALESVVREEGVERAQFLLEQVMDKARLDGVDMPTGITTNYINTIPSAQEPAYPGDTTLERRIRAIIRWNAVMIVLRASKKDLELGGHMASFQSSAAFYEVCFNHFFRAPNDVDGGDLVYYQGHISPGIYSRAFVEGRLTEAQLDNFRQEVDGKGLPSYPHPKLMPEFWQFPTVSMGLGPIASIYQARFLKYLDGRGMKDTSKQRVYAFLGDGEMDEPESRGAISFAAREKLDNLCFLINCNLQRLDGPVMGNGKIIQELEGLFKGAGWNVVKVIWGNNWDSLLAKDTTGKLLQLMNETIDGDYQTFKAKDGAYVREHFFGKYPETAALVADMTDDEIFALKRGGHESSKLFAAFKNAQDTKGKPTVILAKTVKGYGMGEAAEGKNIAHQVKKMDMTHVLHLRDRLGLQDLVSDEDVKSLPYLKLEEGSKEHEYLHARRNALHGYTPQRLPNFTQEFIVPELEEFKPLLEEQKRDISSTMAFVRSLNVLLKNKNIGKNIVPIIADEARTFGMEGLFRQIGIYNPHGQNYTPQDRDIVSYYKEATSGQVLQEGINELGAMSSWVAAATSYSTNDLPMIPFYIYYSMFGFQRVGDMAWMAGDQQARGFLLGATAGRTTLNGEGLQHEDGHSHIMAGTVPNCISYDPTFAYEVAVIMQDGIRRMYGPEQENVFYYLTLMNENYAMPAMPEGSEEGIRKGIYKLESYAGDKSKVQLMSSGTIMNEVRKAAQILSDDYGIASDVYSVTSFNELTRDGQDAERFNMLHPDAEQKVPYITEVMGSEPAIAATDYMKNYAEQVRAFMPSESYKVLGTDGFGRSDSRENLRRHFEVNAGYVVVAALTELAKRGDVEKSVIAEAIAKFDIDADKINPLYA, from the coding sequence ATGTCTGAAGTCATGAAGAATGACGTGGACGCACTTGAGACTCAAGAGTGGCTAGCAGCCCTAGAGTCAGTCGTTCGTGAAGAAGGTGTAGAGCGCGCCCAGTTCCTACTTGAGCAAGTAATGGACAAAGCGCGTTTAGACGGTGTAGATATGCCAACCGGCATCACTACGAACTACATCAATACAATTCCATCGGCCCAGGAGCCTGCGTATCCTGGTGATACCACGCTTGAGCGTCGTATCCGCGCTATCATCCGTTGGAACGCTGTGATGATCGTACTGCGTGCATCGAAGAAAGACCTGGAACTGGGCGGCCACATGGCGTCATTCCAGTCTTCTGCTGCATTCTACGAAGTCTGTTTCAACCACTTCTTCCGTGCCCCGAACGACGTTGATGGCGGCGACCTGGTGTACTACCAAGGCCACATCTCTCCAGGGATCTATTCTCGTGCGTTTGTTGAAGGCCGTCTGACTGAAGCCCAACTGGACAACTTCCGTCAGGAAGTCGATGGTAAAGGTCTGCCGTCTTACCCTCACCCGAAACTGATGCCTGAATTCTGGCAGTTCCCGACTGTATCTATGGGTCTGGGTCCAATCGCTTCTATCTACCAAGCGCGCTTCCTGAAATACCTGGACGGCCGTGGTATGAAAGATACCTCCAAGCAGCGCGTTTACGCGTTCCTGGGCGACGGTGAGATGGATGAGCCGGAATCACGTGGTGCGATTTCTTTCGCTGCGCGTGAGAAACTGGACAACCTGTGCTTCCTGATCAACTGTAACCTGCAACGTCTTGACGGCCCGGTAATGGGTAACGGCAAGATCATCCAAGAGCTGGAAGGCCTGTTCAAAGGCGCCGGCTGGAACGTGGTGAAAGTGATCTGGGGTAACAACTGGGATTCTCTGCTGGCGAAAGATACCACTGGTAAACTGCTGCAGCTGATGAACGAAACCATCGATGGTGACTACCAGACGTTCAAGGCTAAAGACGGCGCTTACGTGCGTGAGCACTTCTTCGGTAAGTACCCAGAAACAGCTGCCCTGGTTGCAGACATGACTGACGACGAGATCTTCGCGCTGAAGCGTGGTGGTCACGAGTCATCTAAGCTGTTCGCGGCATTCAAGAACGCCCAAGACACCAAAGGCAAGCCGACTGTGATCCTGGCCAAGACTGTAAAAGGTTACGGCATGGGTGAAGCGGCTGAAGGTAAGAACATCGCGCACCAGGTTAAGAAAATGGACATGACCCATGTTCTGCACCTGCGTGACCGCCTGGGTCTGCAAGACCTGGTTTCTGACGAAGATGTGAAGAGCCTGCCGTACCTGAAACTGGAAGAAGGTTCGAAAGAGCACGAGTACCTGCACGCGCGTCGTAACGCCCTGCACGGTTACACGCCACAGCGTCTGCCGAACTTCACGCAAGAATTCATCGTTCCTGAACTGGAAGAGTTCAAGCCGCTGCTGGAAGAGCAGAAGCGTGACATCTCTTCAACCATGGCATTCGTCCGTTCGCTGAACGTTCTGCTGAAGAACAAGAACATTGGTAAGAACATCGTTCCTATCATTGCTGACGAAGCCCGTACGTTCGGTATGGAAGGTCTGTTCCGTCAAATCGGTATCTACAACCCGCACGGCCAGAACTACACCCCGCAAGACCGCGACATCGTTTCTTACTACAAAGAAGCCACGTCTGGCCAGGTGCTGCAGGAAGGGATTAACGAACTGGGTGCAATGTCATCTTGGGTTGCTGCAGCGACGTCTTACAGCACCAACGATCTGCCAATGATCCCGTTCTACATCTACTACTCGATGTTCGGTTTCCAACGCGTTGGCGACATGGCATGGATGGCTGGTGACCAGCAAGCCCGTGGTTTCCTACTGGGTGCAACTGCCGGTCGTACCACCCTGAACGGTGAAGGTCTGCAGCACGAAGACGGTCACTCGCACATCATGGCGGGTACGGTACCGAACTGTATTTCTTACGATCCAACATTCGCGTACGAAGTCGCGGTCATCATGCAAGACGGTATCCGTCGCATGTACGGTCCAGAACAAGAAAACGTGTTCTACTACCTGACCCTGATGAACGAAAACTACGCAATGCCAGCGATGCCGGAAGGTTCTGAAGAAGGCATCCGTAAGGGTATCTACAAGCTTGAGTCTTACGCGGGCGACAAGTCTAAAGTTCAGCTGATGAGCTCCGGTACCATCATGAACGAAGTTCGTAAAGCCGCTCAAATCCTGAGCGACGACTACGGCATCGCTTCTGACGTTTACTCGGTGACCTCGTTCAACGAACTGACCCGTGACGGCCAGGATGCAGAGCGTTTCAACATGCTGCACCCAGACGCTGAGCAGAAAGTGCCTTACATCACTGAAGTGATGGGCAGCGAGCCAGCAATCGCCGCAACGGACTACATGAAGAACTACGCAGAACAAGTCCGTGCGTTCATGCCTTCAGAGTCTTACAAGGTTCTGGGCACCGACGGTTTCGGCCGTTCTGACAGCCGTGAAAACCTGCGTCGCCACTTCGAAGTTAACGCCGGCTACGTTGTTGTTGCTGCGCTGACTGAACTGGCGAAGCGTGGTGATGTTGAGAAATCTGTAATTGCTGAAGCAATTGCGAAATTCGACATCGACGCTGACAAGATCAACCCGCTATACGCGTAA